A genomic segment from Drosophila miranda strain MSH22 chromosome 3, D.miranda_PacBio2.1, whole genome shotgun sequence encodes:
- the LOC117185782 gene encoding uncharacterized protein LOC117185782 isoform X2, with product MGSKETMILFVYDTECLKDEADDPIKAVLYFHPSWVSDYQKVALCGQLMGTTYFLRDCFFKPRVLALQNGKFVLKEFGRFTLAVGTDRNISDENLEHRAELLSSLLKFFHRDLQTLYDQYAQPPALNTRNLCDKLYQIFETYLPMMHRNGDTFQNVPRLRMPKTASHIFLEAIQVLQSCQETKGILGGVILYHNKVVASQLSDVVTKKLVLTDPRHIRNAAEQLTTQQFHVPYGVQMMVVYLDQKQYRQMVADAQRAQNLLMITSHTQSGMPFQSAKRKLKRDKSLIFTHIPEDEAAPVEPLATMPTARPKSMRPTFLPLRHKNMHSRELPETSTGAINFDETDSYPEYIGRTSVCNTPMTENKVLPVATVMSICANPEEEPVVNDGSNFSGKAESRRQSLKADVEKFFSNFIINPSKQFTRRKSSADLQDALRAISKKIRSFTPNFRPDVNRNGSGNGSGSSSDELSSPSPDYSEYDENSSARTINDPTYPVFIANGKQISRNLFQQFLDQYYKLWGVASAQAQHDAELAALVAEFQEFNKEVKKLDEHMRQQALAEGSDDPNLNLESRQLVKSPMEKSAMSLPLKPAGDLCFGEPSTAAPLQRGAGRSGAGAVPLTPLMAKLSVLALSETPSIEILTPLTSSMAFPNRSSMKCEDAMDAFAALSIVPVNPAPSLANGMQRTELYSCGQKNMTLLLLMEEGTSQKQNVVQKMFDICVAKFPHMESQLSQTLSVNLEGDMPDYSNYSFMCVDAKWDVLERSGPWNSLELKVVESMHTADADGKHGGLTDLILRSQDSVYYGHKCGRTEFYYKEPTHQINGIPPPSDPVSNIQNRAKAQLERDHSYMLF from the exons GGAAACAATGATTTTGTTTGTCTACGACACCGAGTGCCTAAAGGATGAGGCGGATGATCCGATTAAGGCGGTGCTCTACTTCCATCCCAGCTGGGTATCCGACTACCAGAAGGTGGCCCTCTGCGGACAGCTGATGGGAACAACGTACTTCCTCAGGGACTGCTTCTTCAAGCCCCGTGTTTTGGCCCTGCAGAATGGAAAGTTTGTGCTCAAGGAATTTGGACGCTTCACCCTG GCCGTCGGAACGGATCGGAATATTAGTGATGAGAACCTGGAACATCGCGCGGAACTGCTGAGCTCTTTGCTCAAGTTCTTTCATCGTGACTTGCAGACGCTGTATGACCAGTACGCGCAGCCTCCAGCCCTGAACACCAGGAATCTGTGCGACAAACTGTACCAGATCTTTGAGACATATTTGCCCATGATGCACCGCAACGGAGACACATTCCAGAACGTTCCTCGACTTCGCATGCCCAAG ACCGCCAGTCACATCTTCCTGGAGGCCATACAGGTGCTGCAAAGTTGCCAGGAGACAAAGGGCATTCTGGGCGGAGTCATTCTCTATCACAACAA GGTGGTGGCCTCGCAGCTGAGCGACGTGGTGACCAAGAAACTGGTCCTGACCGATCCTCGTCACATCCGCAACGCGGCAGAGCAGCTGACAACGCAACAGTTTCACGTTCCCTATGGCGTTCAGATGATGGTGGTCTACTTGGATCAGAAGCAGTATCGACAAATGGTTGCGGATGCACAGCGGGCCCAGAACCTGCTGATGATTACGTCGCACACACAGAGCGGAATGCCCTTTCAGAGTGCCAAGCGGAAGCTGAAGAGGGACAAGTCCCTGATCTTCACACACATTCCCGAGGACGAGGCGGCCCCGGTGGAGCCTTTGGCGACAATGCCAACAGCCCGACCCAAGTCGATGAGGCCCACGTTCCTGCCCCTGCGGCACAAGAACATGCACAGTAGGGAGCTGCCCGAGACCAGCACTGGGGCGATCAACTTTGACGAGACCGACTCGTATCCCGAGTATATTGGACGCACTAGTGTTTGCAACACACCCATGACGGAGAACAAGGTCCTGCCGGTGGCCACTGTGATGTCTATCTGTGCCAATCCCGAGGAGGAGCCAGTCGTCAATGATGGCTCCAACTTTAGTGGGAAGGCGGAGTCGCGCCGTCAATCCCTGAAGGCGGATGTCGAGAAGTTCTTCTCGAACTTTATTATCAATCCGAGCAAGCAGTTTACCCGCCGCAAGTCCTCCGCTGATCTGCAAGACGCCCTGCGAGCCATCTCCAAAAAGATACGTAGCTTTACACCAAACTTTAGACCGGATGTCAACCGGAATGGGAGCGGCaacggcagtggcagcagcagtgaTGAGCTGTCTTCGCCCTCGCCCGACTACTCGGAGTACGATGAGAATAGCAGTGCCCGGACCATCAACGACCCCACATACCCGGTCTTTATCGCCAACGGCAAGCAGATCTCGCGCAACCTTTTCCAGCAGTTTCTCGATCAGTATTACAAGCTGTGGGGCGTCGCCAGTGCGCAAGCCCAACACGATGCCGAGCTGGCCGCTCTTGTGGCCGAGTTCCAAGAATTCAACAAGGAAGTCAAAAAGCTGGACGAGCACATGCGTCAGCAGGCACTGGCTGAAGGTTCGGACGATCCGAATCTCAATCTTGAATCCCGACAACTGGTCAAGTCGCCGATGGAAAAGAGCGCCATGAGTCTCCCTCTCAAGCCAGCGGGTGATTTGTGCTTCGGAGAGCCATCTACAGCTGCTCCCCTTCAGCGAGGCGCCGGACGGAGTGGAGCTGGTGCCGTGCCCTTAACTCCCCTCATGGCCAAACTCTCGGTGTTGGCCCTCAGCGAGACACCTTCCATCGAGATCCTGACGCCTCTGACCAGCAGCATGGCCTTTCCGAACCGCAGTTCTAtgaagtgtgaggacgcaatGGACGCCTTTGCTGCACTGTCCATTGTTCCGGTGAATCCAGCTCCTAGCCTGGCGAATGGCATGCAGCGTACGGAACTGTATTCCTGTGGACAGAAGAACATGacgttgctgctgctcatGGAGGAGGGGACCTCGCAGAAGCAGAACGTTGTCCAGAAGATG TTTGACATTTGCGTGGCGAAATTTCCCCACATGGAATCTCAATTGAGTCAAACACTGAGTGTCAATCTGGAGGGCGATATGCCTGATTACAGCAACTACAGCTTCATGTGCGTGGATGCCAAGTGGGATGTGCTGGAGCGCAGTGGACCGTGGAATTCGTTGGAGCTGAAAGTTGTCGAGAGCATGCATACCGCTGATGCCGATGGGAAGCACGGTGGGCTGACGGACTTGATTTTACG ATCCCAGGATTCCGTTTACTATGGCCACAAGTGCGGACGGACAGAGTTCTACTACAAGGAGCCGACCCACCAAATAAACGGCATACCACCGCCCTCGGATCCAGTAAGCAACATACAGAACCGCGCCAAGGCGCAACTGGAGCGTGACCACTCCTACATGCTATTCTAG
- the LOC117185782 gene encoding uncharacterized protein LOC117185782 isoform X1, whose amino-acid sequence MFKDWRRHRLSHGHRRWRHYQQPQKRLTDRETMILFVYDTECLKDEADDPIKAVLYFHPSWVSDYQKVALCGQLMGTTYFLRDCFFKPRVLALQNGKFVLKEFGRFTLAVGTDRNISDENLEHRAELLSSLLKFFHRDLQTLYDQYAQPPALNTRNLCDKLYQIFETYLPMMHRNGDTFQNVPRLRMPKTASHIFLEAIQVLQSCQETKGILGGVILYHNKVVASQLSDVVTKKLVLTDPRHIRNAAEQLTTQQFHVPYGVQMMVVYLDQKQYRQMVADAQRAQNLLMITSHTQSGMPFQSAKRKLKRDKSLIFTHIPEDEAAPVEPLATMPTARPKSMRPTFLPLRHKNMHSRELPETSTGAINFDETDSYPEYIGRTSVCNTPMTENKVLPVATVMSICANPEEEPVVNDGSNFSGKAESRRQSLKADVEKFFSNFIINPSKQFTRRKSSADLQDALRAISKKIRSFTPNFRPDVNRNGSGNGSGSSSDELSSPSPDYSEYDENSSARTINDPTYPVFIANGKQISRNLFQQFLDQYYKLWGVASAQAQHDAELAALVAEFQEFNKEVKKLDEHMRQQALAEGSDDPNLNLESRQLVKSPMEKSAMSLPLKPAGDLCFGEPSTAAPLQRGAGRSGAGAVPLTPLMAKLSVLALSETPSIEILTPLTSSMAFPNRSSMKCEDAMDAFAALSIVPVNPAPSLANGMQRTELYSCGQKNMTLLLLMEEGTSQKQNVVQKMFDICVAKFPHMESQLSQTLSVNLEGDMPDYSNYSFMCVDAKWDVLERSGPWNSLELKVVESMHTADADGKHGGLTDLILRSQDSVYYGHKCGRTEFYYKEPTHQINGIPPPSDPVSNIQNRAKAQLERDHSYMLF is encoded by the exons ATGTTTAAAGATTGGCGAAGGCACAGGCTGAGCCACGGCCACAGGCGCTGGCGGCACTACCAGCAGCCACAGAAGCGCTTAACCGATAG GGAAACAATGATTTTGTTTGTCTACGACACCGAGTGCCTAAAGGATGAGGCGGATGATCCGATTAAGGCGGTGCTCTACTTCCATCCCAGCTGGGTATCCGACTACCAGAAGGTGGCCCTCTGCGGACAGCTGATGGGAACAACGTACTTCCTCAGGGACTGCTTCTTCAAGCCCCGTGTTTTGGCCCTGCAGAATGGAAAGTTTGTGCTCAAGGAATTTGGACGCTTCACCCTG GCCGTCGGAACGGATCGGAATATTAGTGATGAGAACCTGGAACATCGCGCGGAACTGCTGAGCTCTTTGCTCAAGTTCTTTCATCGTGACTTGCAGACGCTGTATGACCAGTACGCGCAGCCTCCAGCCCTGAACACCAGGAATCTGTGCGACAAACTGTACCAGATCTTTGAGACATATTTGCCCATGATGCACCGCAACGGAGACACATTCCAGAACGTTCCTCGACTTCGCATGCCCAAG ACCGCCAGTCACATCTTCCTGGAGGCCATACAGGTGCTGCAAAGTTGCCAGGAGACAAAGGGCATTCTGGGCGGAGTCATTCTCTATCACAACAA GGTGGTGGCCTCGCAGCTGAGCGACGTGGTGACCAAGAAACTGGTCCTGACCGATCCTCGTCACATCCGCAACGCGGCAGAGCAGCTGACAACGCAACAGTTTCACGTTCCCTATGGCGTTCAGATGATGGTGGTCTACTTGGATCAGAAGCAGTATCGACAAATGGTTGCGGATGCACAGCGGGCCCAGAACCTGCTGATGATTACGTCGCACACACAGAGCGGAATGCCCTTTCAGAGTGCCAAGCGGAAGCTGAAGAGGGACAAGTCCCTGATCTTCACACACATTCCCGAGGACGAGGCGGCCCCGGTGGAGCCTTTGGCGACAATGCCAACAGCCCGACCCAAGTCGATGAGGCCCACGTTCCTGCCCCTGCGGCACAAGAACATGCACAGTAGGGAGCTGCCCGAGACCAGCACTGGGGCGATCAACTTTGACGAGACCGACTCGTATCCCGAGTATATTGGACGCACTAGTGTTTGCAACACACCCATGACGGAGAACAAGGTCCTGCCGGTGGCCACTGTGATGTCTATCTGTGCCAATCCCGAGGAGGAGCCAGTCGTCAATGATGGCTCCAACTTTAGTGGGAAGGCGGAGTCGCGCCGTCAATCCCTGAAGGCGGATGTCGAGAAGTTCTTCTCGAACTTTATTATCAATCCGAGCAAGCAGTTTACCCGCCGCAAGTCCTCCGCTGATCTGCAAGACGCCCTGCGAGCCATCTCCAAAAAGATACGTAGCTTTACACCAAACTTTAGACCGGATGTCAACCGGAATGGGAGCGGCaacggcagtggcagcagcagtgaTGAGCTGTCTTCGCCCTCGCCCGACTACTCGGAGTACGATGAGAATAGCAGTGCCCGGACCATCAACGACCCCACATACCCGGTCTTTATCGCCAACGGCAAGCAGATCTCGCGCAACCTTTTCCAGCAGTTTCTCGATCAGTATTACAAGCTGTGGGGCGTCGCCAGTGCGCAAGCCCAACACGATGCCGAGCTGGCCGCTCTTGTGGCCGAGTTCCAAGAATTCAACAAGGAAGTCAAAAAGCTGGACGAGCACATGCGTCAGCAGGCACTGGCTGAAGGTTCGGACGATCCGAATCTCAATCTTGAATCCCGACAACTGGTCAAGTCGCCGATGGAAAAGAGCGCCATGAGTCTCCCTCTCAAGCCAGCGGGTGATTTGTGCTTCGGAGAGCCATCTACAGCTGCTCCCCTTCAGCGAGGCGCCGGACGGAGTGGAGCTGGTGCCGTGCCCTTAACTCCCCTCATGGCCAAACTCTCGGTGTTGGCCCTCAGCGAGACACCTTCCATCGAGATCCTGACGCCTCTGACCAGCAGCATGGCCTTTCCGAACCGCAGTTCTAtgaagtgtgaggacgcaatGGACGCCTTTGCTGCACTGTCCATTGTTCCGGTGAATCCAGCTCCTAGCCTGGCGAATGGCATGCAGCGTACGGAACTGTATTCCTGTGGACAGAAGAACATGacgttgctgctgctcatGGAGGAGGGGACCTCGCAGAAGCAGAACGTTGTCCAGAAGATG TTTGACATTTGCGTGGCGAAATTTCCCCACATGGAATCTCAATTGAGTCAAACACTGAGTGTCAATCTGGAGGGCGATATGCCTGATTACAGCAACTACAGCTTCATGTGCGTGGATGCCAAGTGGGATGTGCTGGAGCGCAGTGGACCGTGGAATTCGTTGGAGCTGAAAGTTGTCGAGAGCATGCATACCGCTGATGCCGATGGGAAGCACGGTGGGCTGACGGACTTGATTTTACG ATCCCAGGATTCCGTTTACTATGGCCACAAGTGCGGACGGACAGAGTTCTACTACAAGGAGCCGACCCACCAAATAAACGGCATACCACCGCCCTCGGATCCAGTAAGCAACATACAGAACCGCGCCAAGGCGCAACTGGAGCGTGACCACTCCTACATGCTATTCTAG
- the LOC108159824 gene encoding uncharacterized protein LOC108159824: MSRRLCDLFVMLLLHLAASAPPTLVPQIRIPGFQLEPLDNTYYLSIQHPDGTIRQESVKEIAPGQLQVQGVINQPFQEQGTSLVVTYQAGANGYVAKYTYGKGPPTPPTQLPQFLSPNALKSTAG; encoded by the exons GAT CTCTTTGTGATGCTCCTATTGCACCTGGCGGCATCGGCGCCCCCAACACTAGTGCCGCAAATTCGCATTCCCGGCTTCCAGCTCGAGCCCCTCGATAACACATACTACCTCAG CATCCAGCACCCGGATGGCACTATCCGCCAGGAGTCCGTGAAGGAGATTGCTCCGGGGCAGCTGCAAGTCCAGGGTGTGATTAATCAGCCATTCCAAGAGCAGGGCACTTCGCTGGTGGTCACCTACCAGGCAGGTGCCAATGGTTACGTGGCCAAATATACTTACGGCAAGGGCCCGCCCACACCGCCGACCCAGCTGCCACAATTCCTCAGTCCCAATGCCTTGAAATCAACAGCTGGCTAG